A window from Ramlibacter pinisoli encodes these proteins:
- a CDS encoding alpha/beta fold hydrolase: MRELIDRLESRYAWSSLVVDGHAWRWLDTAGTGPAVVLLPGSVGDGAMFVRTLLSLGQRLRLIAVTYPAEADPVKLADGLKSVMDHLHLPPCVVVGSSFAAYWAQFVALRHPSAVRKLVIGNGFVDAADLASNPLFDPDWVARVAPADLHGTWLGRVQQAPVAPLQQLQLQMLAERQSPDNLHARFAGVTQAQACPPLPLRDDDIVVLDCDDDPIIPAIARDRLRNQYPRARHARLATGGHYPHVLNPQRYEGLLLDVAFA, translated from the coding sequence ATGCGCGAACTGATCGACCGGCTGGAGAGCCGGTACGCCTGGTCGTCGCTGGTCGTCGACGGCCATGCCTGGCGCTGGCTCGACACGGCCGGCACCGGCCCCGCCGTGGTGCTGCTGCCCGGCTCGGTGGGCGACGGCGCGATGTTCGTGCGCACGCTGCTGTCGCTCGGACAGCGGCTGCGCCTGATCGCCGTCACGTACCCCGCCGAAGCCGACCCGGTCAAGCTGGCCGACGGCCTGAAGTCGGTGATGGACCACCTGCACCTGCCGCCCTGCGTGGTGGTGGGTTCATCGTTCGCCGCCTACTGGGCGCAGTTCGTTGCGCTGCGGCACCCGTCCGCGGTGCGCAAGCTGGTCATCGGCAACGGCTTCGTCGACGCGGCCGACCTGGCCAGCAACCCGCTGTTCGACCCGGACTGGGTGGCACGCGTGGCGCCGGCGGACCTGCACGGCACCTGGCTCGGCCGCGTGCAACAGGCGCCGGTGGCGCCGCTCCAGCAACTGCAGTTGCAGATGCTGGCCGAGCGACAGTCGCCCGACAACCTGCACGCGCGATTTGCCGGCGTGACGCAGGCGCAGGCCTGCCCCCCGCTGCCGCTGCGCGACGACGACATCGTGGTCCTCGACTGCGACGACGACCCCATCATCCCGGCGATCGCGCGCGACCGTCTGCGCAACCAGTACCCGCGGGCCCGCCACGCCCGCCTGGCCACCGGCGGGCACTACCCGCACGTGCTGAATCCCCAGCGCTACGAGGGCCTGCTGCTCGACGTGGCGTTCGCCTGA
- a CDS encoding Bug family tripartite tricarboxylate transporter substrate binding protein — protein MPQPSFTRRTVLGTLGAAALTASTAVRAQGKWPDKPIKLVVPFAAGVSPDVVSRILAEPLGRALGQPLIIDNRAGAAGIIGAEVAARSPGDGYTLFMTVNSIMGINPAVYTKLPYDVQKDFAPVTLVARVPYVLITGMNQPDTTLKALLARAKAKPDSVEYGSLGVGSGPHVVMEMMNNMAGIKMVHVAYKGSPVQDVIAGQVPLAFDPATTAIPLVKGGKARALAITSPKRSPALPDVPTVAELLPGYDGDGWQGFYMPAGTPKEIVARMNTEIVKVLRQPDVQNKLIDLGLQPVGNSIDDFSRISRDEYDKWARIAKANNIRVE, from the coding sequence ATGCCCCAGCCTTCCTTCACCCGCCGCACCGTCCTGGGTACCCTGGGTGCCGCCGCCCTGACCGCCAGCACCGCCGTGCGCGCCCAGGGCAAGTGGCCCGACAAGCCGATCAAGCTGGTGGTGCCGTTCGCCGCCGGCGTGTCGCCGGACGTTGTCTCGCGCATCCTGGCCGAGCCGCTGGGCCGCGCTCTCGGCCAGCCCCTGATCATCGACAACCGCGCAGGGGCCGCCGGCATCATCGGCGCCGAAGTCGCGGCCCGCAGCCCCGGCGACGGCTACACGCTGTTCATGACGGTCAATTCCATCATGGGCATCAACCCGGCCGTCTACACCAAGCTGCCGTACGACGTGCAGAAGGATTTCGCGCCCGTCACCCTGGTGGCGCGCGTGCCCTACGTGCTGATCACCGGCATGAACCAGCCGGACACCACGCTCAAGGCCCTGCTCGCCCGAGCCAAGGCCAAGCCCGACTCGGTGGAGTATGGTTCGCTCGGCGTGGGCTCGGGCCCGCACGTGGTGATGGAGATGATGAACAACATGGCGGGCATCAAGATGGTCCACGTGGCCTACAAGGGCTCGCCGGTGCAGGACGTCATCGCCGGCCAGGTGCCGCTGGCGTTCGATCCCGCGACCACCGCCATCCCCCTGGTCAAGGGAGGCAAGGCCCGCGCCCTGGCCATCACCAGCCCCAAGCGCAGCCCGGCGCTGCCCGACGTGCCGACGGTGGCCGAGCTGCTGCCCGGCTACGACGGCGACGGCTGGCAGGGGTTCTATATGCCGGCAGGCACGCCCAAGGAGATCGTCGCGCGCATGAACACCGAGATCGTCAAGGTCCTGCGCCAGCCCGACGTGCAGAACAAGCTGATCGATCTGGGCCTGCAACCGGTGGGCAACAGCATCGACGATTTCTCGCGCATCTCGCGCGACGAGTACGACAAATGGGCCAGGATCGCCAAGGCCAACAACATCCGGGTGGAGTGA
- a CDS encoding MFS transporter: MRAPSAAQVAVVAMLPPLTMNLAVGLQPVFSDGSRLPPAQAGALVGLYALGLGLGQFLAGNAADHWGRRPTLLAGLALATVATLLGTLADAAPLLLASRLLAGLGLATALVVPRACLRDVHAGQSLQRAMAVLSMVFALAPAITPPLAWAATELWSWRAALGLGAALVTIALVASWHGFPETRPPGTRPPSLAAWAALQRHAGVRRTVLAFACAAAPFFVIAALGPAALQSSVGFSPGAAALLLGGTYLGFAMGSQWVRHRAATPGAHHVALGIGLVAAGALLLAATLAWPATALWILGLTLYAIGHGVVFPASFSLVLQDVPHQAGIAAAAIGTVHMVAGACSAWIAGALPLAPHPMLVLAVGATAGASALAWWRMPRPAVAPAR, translated from the coding sequence GTGCGCGCCCCCTCCGCGGCGCAGGTCGCGGTGGTGGCGATGCTGCCGCCCCTCACGATGAACCTCGCAGTCGGCCTGCAGCCGGTCTTCAGCGATGGCAGCCGGCTGCCGCCGGCGCAGGCCGGCGCGCTCGTCGGCCTGTACGCGCTGGGGCTGGGCCTCGGCCAGTTCCTTGCTGGCAACGCCGCCGACCACTGGGGCCGCCGCCCCACCCTGCTCGCCGGGCTGGCGCTGGCCACCGTGGCAACGCTGCTGGGGACACTGGCCGATGCGGCGCCGCTGCTGCTGGCCAGCCGCCTGCTGGCCGGCCTGGGACTGGCGACCGCACTGGTCGTGCCGCGGGCCTGCCTGCGCGACGTTCACGCCGGCCAGTCGCTGCAGCGCGCGATGGCTGTGCTGTCGATGGTGTTCGCGCTGGCCCCGGCCATCACACCGCCGCTCGCCTGGGCGGCCACCGAGCTGTGGTCGTGGCGCGCCGCGCTGGGCCTGGGTGCCGCGCTGGTGACCATCGCGCTCGTGGCCTCCTGGCACGGTTTTCCCGAGACGCGGCCGCCCGGCACCCGGCCGCCCAGCCTGGCGGCCTGGGCGGCGCTGCAGCGACACGCCGGCGTGCGCCGGACCGTGCTGGCCTTCGCCTGCGCCGCGGCACCTTTTTTCGTCATCGCGGCGCTGGGGCCGGCGGCACTGCAGTCCTCCGTGGGGTTCAGCCCCGGTGCGGCCGCCCTGCTGCTGGGGGGCACCTACCTGGGCTTCGCCATGGGCAGCCAGTGGGTGCGGCACCGGGCCGCCACCCCAGGTGCGCACCATGTCGCCCTGGGCATCGGCCTGGTCGCGGCCGGTGCGCTGCTGCTGGCGGCCACGCTGGCCTGGCCGGCCACGGCGCTGTGGATCCTGGGGCTCACGCTCTATGCCATCGGGCACGGCGTTGTCTTTCCGGCCTCGTTCTCGCTGGTGTTGCAGGACGTCCCCCACCAGGCCGGCATCGCGGCGGCCGCCATCGGGACGGTGCACATGGTGGCCGGCGCCTGCTCGGCCTGGATCGCCGGCGCGTTGCCGCTGGCGCCGCATCCGATGCTGGTGCTGGCGGTGGGCGCGACCGCCGGCGCCAGCGCGCTCGCCTGGTGGCGGATGCCGCGGCCGGCTGTCGCGCCGGCCCGTTGA